A genomic window from Fusarium oxysporum Fo47 chromosome VIII, complete sequence includes:
- a CDS encoding NAD(+) diphosphatase: MSTNISGPGLPEIAALQTDDSMLTRRFGKEVVNYYAGGRINRFSFLRADTGFLRQAYNSPTARYLALHDLNPLVVDKKTPAYLTFKDVEPLIGPDHFTLTEDEAIQSFNSAETRPLVVFIGMLEEGNEKDSISSSDHGDIKGHPYFAIDITPKGNHAERATKFLEEQEKKGLSLDKNPRAMNQSPEAAALYAQARSIIDWNTRSPFCAGCGLPNLSVHAGYKRVCPPADKKGGASSELRGDCPTRHGVSNICFPRTDPTMIAAVVSADGTKILLGRQKRWPPHWYSTLAGFLEPGESIEESVRREVWEESGVRVGRVVIHSSQPWPYPSSLMIGAIAQALPGDGEKISLNDKELEVAKWFSIDEARQALKNGTSSLGEPAPEGYKEGDLRLPPPQAIANRLITAVVEGYLTVAPKI, translated from the exons ATGTCAACAAACATTTCAGGTCCAGGGCTGCCCGAGATTGCAGCTCTTCAAACCGACGACTCAATGTTGACTCGCCGTTTTGGAAAAGAGGTTGTCAACTACTACGCTGGTGGTCGTATCAACAGATTCTCTTTTCTGCGTGCCGATACTGGCTTTCTTCGACAAGCCTATAACAGCCCTACAGCTAGATATTTGGCACTCCATGACTTGAACCCTCtggttgttgacaagaagactCCGGCTTATCTGACTTTTAAGGATGTCGAGCCTCTGATCGGACCGGACCATTTCACTCTCACTGAGGATGAAGCTATCCAGAGCTTCAACTCTGCTGAGACCAGACCCCTGGTTGTCTTCATTGGTATGCTAGAGGAGGGTAATGAGAAAGATTCCATCTCCTCTTCCGATCATGGAGACATTAAGGGCCACCCCTATTTTGCCATTGACATTACTCCCAAGGGAAACCACGCTGAGAGAGCTACCAAGTTCTTAGAGGAacaggagaagaaaggacTGTCTCTGGATAAGAACCCTCGAGCCATGAACCAGTCACCTGAGGCTG CCGCTCTTTATGCGCAGGCTAGATCTATCATTGACTGGAACACACGAAGTCCCTTTTGTGCCGGCTGCGGGCTACCCAATCTCTCAGTTCACGCTGGTTATAAGCGCGTCTGCCCTCCCGCCGATAAGAAAGGCGGAGCTTCTAGTGAGCTTCGAGGTGACTGCCCCACCCGTCACGGCGTCTCAAACATCTGTTTCCCTAGAACGGATCCCACGATGATTGCCGCTGTTGTTTCCGCTGATGGAACGAAGATTCTCCTCGGCCGTCAGAAGCGTTGGCCCCCTCACTGGTACAGCACGCTTGCTGGCTTCCTTGAGCCTGGAGAGTCTATCGAGGAGTCGGTTCGGCGAGAGGTTTGGGAGGAGAGTGGTGTTCGTGTTGGACGCGTTGTTATTCACTCGAGTCAGCCGTGGCCTTATCCTTCCAGCTTGATGATTGGAGCCATAGCTCAGGCTCTGCCTGGtgatggcgagaagatcTCTCTGAACGACAAGGAGTTGGAGGTGGCTAAGTGGTTCTCCATTGATGAAGCCCGCCAGGCTCTTAAGAATGGAACGAGCAGCCTTGGAGAGCCTGCTCCAGAGGGATACAAAGAGGGTGATTTGCGAttgcctcctcctcaggctATTGCCAATCGGCTGATTactgctgttgttgaaggaTATTTAACTGTGGCTCCCAAGATTTGA
- a CDS encoding PQ loop repeat-domain-containing protein: MTPPTANLNLDVEAISGICGSISIACWVVVFSPQIIQNFQRSSADALSIQFIIVWLLGDVFNILGAVLQGVLPTMIILAIYYTIADIVLLGQCFYYRGFTWRDAPTPAAKPNTPAPGEPNERTGLIAHDRHEERRGSDWSGLSPAVPHIAEDAIPQTPTILQTVVWNTIVVLMVIAAGVVGWFLGQKASTGDKHGDNNAGGEDSLHFSLSGQIFGYLCTVAYIASRLPQLILNWRRKTTDGLSMLFFLFACLGNITYVLSIFAYEPKCKHDECRPGEARHIYGKYILVNLSWLAGSLVTLFLDLGVFAQYFMYSKPESTTTPTRQRINDNVTEEDEYDDDESLNEDNWDQRPLLQRGDSVYHP; encoded by the exons ATGACTCCGCCAACTGCGAATCTGAACCTTGACGTTGAGGCGATCTCGGGCATTTGCGG TTCTATTTCTATTGCCTGCTGGG TTGTCGTGTTCTCTCCTCAAATCATTCAAAATTTCCAGCGCAGCAGTGCTGATGCCCTCTCGATCCAATTCATCATTGTCTGGCTCCTCGGCGATGTTTTCAACATTCTGGGTGCCGTCCTTCAGGGCGTTCTACCGACCATG atcatcctcgccatctaTTACACGATCGCTGATATCGTCCTCCTGGGCCAGTGCTTCTACTATCGTGGTTTTACATGGCGCGATGCCCCGACCCCTGCTGCGAAGCCGAACACCCCGGCCCCTGGTGAACCCAACGAGCGCACTGGTCTGATCGCTCACGATCGTCATGAGGAGCGCCGCGGCTCAGACTGGTCTGGCCTGTCACCGGCTGTTCCTCACATCGCCGAAGACGCTATTCCTCAAACCCCTACTATCCTTCAGACTGTGGTCTGGAACACCATCGTCGTCTTGATGGTCATCGCAGCTGGTGTCGTTGGCTGGTTCTTGGGTCAGAAGGCTTCTACTGGCGACAAGCATGGCGACAATAATGCTGGAGGCGAGGATAGCCTTCACTTCAGTCTTTCGGGTCAGATCTTTGGATATCTCTGCACCGTCGCATACATCGCTTCTCGTCTCCCTCAGCTCATCCTGAACTGGAGGCGCAAGACGACCGACGGACTGAGcatgctcttcttcctttttgcATGTCTCGGAAACATCACTTATGTCTTGTCCATCTTCGCCTACGAACCTAAGTGCAAGCACGATGAATGCCGCCCTGGTGAGGCCCGTCATATTTACGGCAAATACATCCTCGTCAACCTGAGCTGGCTCGCTGGCAGTCTCGTTACTCTGTTCCTCGACTTGGGTGTCTTTGCTCAGTACTTCATGTACAGCAAGCCAGAGAGCACTACTACGCCCACTCGTCAACGAATCAACGACAACGTCACCGAGGAAGATGAGtacgatgacgatgagagtCTCAACGAGGACAACTGGGACCAGCGTCCTCTACTCCAGAGAGGCGACTCTGTCTACCACCCATGA